A region from the Aphis gossypii isolate Hap1 chromosome 1, ASM2018417v2, whole genome shotgun sequence genome encodes:
- the LOC114128943 gene encoding tubulointerstitial nephritis antigen-like — MTTSPTVVAIVVVALGCAAALEYGPDVAGRYCSTRPRGCCKGRQDDCTVPILDTLCYCDDFCNHTRSEDCCPDFWSFCKHIDVPRPAPSVTKQCYANGQTYKYGETVKLNCNECRCEESNGKMQLMCSSNECLVDTYILDTLRHQAKRFGWSASNYTAFWGRRYDEGLQLRLGTLHSKRKILQMKPLKAAFQRGNLRRSYDAREVWGKYISRPIDQGWCGASWAISTVQVTTDRFGIMSKRAIGDVLSPQHLLSCNNLNQQGCQGGHLTRAWNWIRKFGLITEECYPWEGQMSTCAVPKKKKESMAQCPRRVRSYNDRTTKTRLHRVGPVYRVATEEGIMHEILTSGPVQAVMKVSRDFFMYKSGVYKCSNLASGSRTGYHSVRIVGWGEEYQSGRIVKYWIVSNSWGTWWGENGYFRILKGVDECEIEDFVIAAWADVDDFDVTGNPLGYDVFLLNGSKSNSI, encoded by the exons ATGACGACGTCGCCCACCGTGGTCGCCATAGTGGTGGTGGCGTTGGGTTGTGCGGCGGCGTTAGAATACGGTCCAGATGTGGCAGGCCGATACTGCTCAACCCGGCCTAGAGGTTGTTGCAAAGGTCGACAGGACGACTGTACTGTGCCAATATTGGACACGTTGTGCTACTGCGATGACTTTTGCAACCACACCCGATCTGAAGACTGTTGTCCCGACTTTTGGTCGTTTTGTAAACACATAGATGTTCCCAGGCCAGCGCCGTCAGTAACCAAAC AATGCTACGCCAATGGCCAGACATATAAGTATGGAGAAACAGTCAAACTCAATTGTAACGAATG CCGATGTGAAGAATCCAATGGCAAAATGCAGTTGATGTGCAGCTCCAACGAGTGTCTCGTCGACACGTACATTTTGGATACGCTCAGACACCAAGCTAAACGGTTTGGATGGTCGGCCAGCAATTACACTGCATTTTGGGGTAGAAGATATGACGAGGGCCTACAACTGCGGCTAGGTACACTGCATTCCAAGAGAAAG aTATTGCAAATGAAACCGTTAAAAGCCGCGTTCCAGCGAGGTAATTTACGACGGTCTTACGATGCCCGTGAAGTCTGGGGCAAATACATCTCACGGCCGATCGACCAGGGCTGGTGCGGTGCATCCTGGGCCATATCCACTGTCCAAGTGACCACAGATCGTTTTGGAATCATGAGTAAACGTGCGATCGGCGACGTATTGTCCCCGCAACACCTGTTGTCGTGCAACAATCTAAATCAACAGGGATGTCAGGGTGGCCATTTGACCAGAGCGTGGAATTGGATTAGGAAATTCGG ACTTATCACGGAAGAATGTTACCCTTGGGAAGGCCAAATGTCCACGTGCGCTGTGCCAAAAAAGAAGAAAGAGTCTATGGCACAGTGTCCGCGTCGCGTAAGGTCCTATAACGACCGTACAACCAAAACTCGACTCCACCGGGTCGGTCCAGTTTACAGAGTTGCCACAGAAGAAGGCATCATGCACGAGATTTTGACTTCAGGACCAGTTCaag CCGTTATGAAAGTGTCCAGAGATTTTTTCATGTACAAATCGGGGGTGTACAAATGTTCGAATTTGGCGTCCGGATCGAGAACAGGATACCACTCGGTGAGGATCGTTGGTTGGGGCGAAGAGTACCAGAGCGGcagaattgtaaaatattgg atTGTGTCGAACTCATGGGGAACTTGGTGGGGTGAAAATGGATACTTCCGGATACTGAAGGGTGTTGACGAGTGTGAGATCGAAGATTTCGTTATCGCCGCGTGGGCAGATGTCGACGACTTCGATGTGACGGGGAATCCCCTAGGATATGACGTATTCCTGCTGAACGGTTCAAAGTCAAATTCCATTTAA